The DNA region TCCCACAAATACCCCTAACAAGTATGTGCACAATTGCATGACAAATATCCCACAAATATCCCCAAATATCTCTAACAAGTACCCGCCCCTTAaagcaccttgcccacaaggtgaggGAATTGTTGTTGAAGCTTGTACAAGTCTTCCCAAGTAGCATCATCACTCTATCCTTGCCATTGCCCTAGGACTTGAGTGATAGTCTTGTTTCTCAAATTGAGTTCTGGACTGCAAAACAGCTACTGGTTCAGGTCTAAGGCTGCCAGCTGCATCTACTGAAGGTAAGGAAGGAACAGCTACCACATGCTTGCCCAACTTCTCCTTTAGGTAGGAAACATGAAAGGTGGGATGGATTCTAGAATCTGATGATAGATCCAACCTGTATGCCACCTTACCAACCCTTTTTAAAATCTGGAAAGGCCAATAGTATCTAGGTGATAGCTTGCCCAAATGTTTTTGCTTCAAGGATTTCTCCTTGTAAGGCATCAATTTAAGATAAACCTTATCTCCTTCAGCAAATTCCCTCTCAGTCCTATGCTTATCAGCATTAAATTTCATCCTTTCTTGAGCTGCTACCAAAATCTGCTTCAACAAATCTAGCAACTGCTGTCTTGTCCTCAATTGCATATCCACACTATCAACCTTGGTAGTACCTAGAATGTAATCCAACAACTTGGGAGGGGGATAGCCAAATAAAGCTTCAAAAGGAGTCAACTTGGTGGAGGTATGGAAATTGGTATTGAACCAAAATTCAGCCAATGGCAACTACTCCACATAAGTTTGAGGTTTATCAGCAGCAAAGGCTCTTAAGTAATGTTCTAGGCTTTTGTTCACCACCTCAGTCTGTCCATCAAATTGAGGTTGATAAGCTGAGGACATGGCAAGCTAAACTCCCTGCAACCTCATCAACTCTTGCCAAAAAAGAGAGGTGAAAACAGGATCCCTGTCACTGACAATTGTAGCTGGCATCCCATACAATTTAAACACATGTTGCAGATAAAGGTTAGCTACCTTGGCAGCTGTATAAGGATGAGATAATGGTATAAACTGAACAAACTTGGTAAGCCTGTCCACTACTACCAGCACCACATCTTTGGAATGGGACTTAGGAAGGCCTTCAACAAAGTTTATGCTCACATCAAGCAAAGGTTTGTCAGTGATAGGCAAGGGTTGCAACAATCCAGCCACATTACAAGCTTCATACTTAAGTCTTTGGCATGTATCACATTCCCTAACATGCCTCTTCACATCAGATCTCAACCCAGGCCAATAAAAGTCTCTCTGCGCCCTATGTAAGGTTTTTAGGAACCCTGAATGCACTCCTAACGGGCTATCATGAACTTGCTGCAAAACAGTAGCCTTCAAAGCATCACATGAACCAAGATAGATCTTACCTTTATACAACAACAACCCATTCTTCATAGAATACCCTTTTAGAAACTCCTTTCCCAACTAAAAAGCTTGGAAAATATCTTATACTTGCTGATCAGAGACATAACTGGCCTTAAGATCATTCAATTATGTTGGAGAAGGAAATGAAACCATGCATAATACTCCTTCATGAGCTTCTGAAACTCCACCTGAAATACAGTCATCAAAATCTCCTTCCTAGACAACATCTCAACCACTAAATTGCCCTTGCCCTTCTTGtactcaacaacaaaaacatagcCTAGCAATTTAGCAAACCACTTCAGCTGAGCTGGTGTGCCAATTTTCTGCTCCAACAGATATTTCAAACTCTGCTGGTCAGTCTTGACAGTAAAGGGTCTGCCAACCAAATAAGCCCTCCACCTCTTGATAGCAATAACTAAGGCTAGCAACTCTTTCTCATAAGTTGACAAAGCCAAATTTTTACCTTTAAGTATTTGACTGTGGTAAGCTATTGGTCTGCCCTGTTGCATTAGCACTGCACCAACCCCTCTTCCAGAAGCATCACACTCCACCACAAAAGGTTGATCAAAGTTTGGAAAAGCCAACACAAGAGGATGAACCATAGCATCCTTAAGTTTTTGAAATGCCAACTTAGCCTCGttagaccaaaaaaaagaatctttttTTAATAGGGCTGTCAAGGGGACCGCAATTTGACCATAACCCttgaaaaattttctatagTACCCAGTAAGCCCCAAAAAACCCCTTAAAGACTTAATATCCTTAGGAATGGGCCATTGCTGCATTGCAGCAACTTTCCTAGGATCAGTGTGAACCCCCTCAGCAGTAATAACATGCCCCAAATACTCTACCTCATTGCAAGCAAACATGCACTTTGACCTTTTAGCATACAACTTGTTAGTGGCTAAAATCTCTAAAAACTTCCTTAGATGAATTACATGATCAGCCAAGGACTTGCTATAGACTAATGTATCATCAAAAAAGACTAATACAAACTGTCTAAGGAAAGGCTTGAATAGCTGGTTCATCAGTGATTGAAAAGTTGAAGGAGCATGGTTAGACCAAATGGCATCACCAAGAATTCATAGTGACCCTCATGTGTCCTAAAAGCTATTTTAGGTATGTCTTCTTCTCTCAttctaatttgatgatatccagaCCCCAAGTCTAACTTGGAGAAAATGGCAGCAAGACTTTCTAATCCTCATAGCAGAAACACATTGTCAAAAGTCTAAAGTTCCATTGAATCTCACCTAAAGTGCTCAACCATTGAGTACCCAACACTACATCACAACCCCCCAATGCTAAAACATGGAATTGAATGCAAAACTTCACTCTTGAATGCACAATGGCACACAATTACAAAAACCTTGAGTTTTAACCACAGAACCATTAGCTACCTTAACCTCCAAAACTTTAGTAACATCCACCTTTACCTTCAACTCAGAAACCAAGGAACCATCTACAAAGTTATGGGTACTGCCAGTGTCTATTAGGATTACCAACCCACTTCCATTAACCCCTAACCCTCATAGTACTAGGTGTAGGAGTTCCTATGAGTGCATATAAGGTGGTCTCCACCTCTTCTTCCTGACTAACTGCCCTATTCACACCCTCATTCTCCACTTCTTCCTCTAGCTCTGTGATTTGTACCCCAAACTACCCCCCACAAACTAATCCAATTCCCTCTAAAAGG from Castanea sativa cultivar Marrone di Chiusa Pesio chromosome 6, ASM4071231v1 includes:
- the LOC142639376 gene encoding uncharacterized protein LOC142639376, which produces MTETQAAAMNMVNEAIASLRTTSDHHDKDIHEIQKILGIHTRTLNEMNQTLNAILQKLNSQDSHSHSPQRTIPVNQSSSALSLARLVKLEFPCFSGDDLASWVYKANQYFGYYQTPIAEKLLIASFHMELETLIWFQEGEEAGVFTNWDSLVQALHVRFGSTAYDDPMEVLTRLRQSSTVAMYKAEFEAVSNRIKGLSPLHKLSCFLSGLKDEIRLPIRMLNPRTLNEAFELAKIQEEYVFSYKKSSKFQQETGKGSILGLPKNNVVIESKPKIPIKRLTPAQMDERRKRGLCYNCDEKWVVGHKELEEEVENEGVNRAVSQEEEVETTLYALIGTPTPSTMRVKVDVTKVLEVKVANGSVVKTQVYSKSLADHVIHLRKFLEILATNKLYAKRSKCMFACNEVEYLGHVITAEGVHTDPRKVAAMQQWPIPKDIKSLRGFLGLTGYYRKFFKGYGQIAVPLTALLKKDSFFWSNEAKLAFQKLKDAMVHPLVLAFPNFDQPFVVECDASGRGVGAVLMQQGRPIAYHSQILKGKNLALSTYEKELLALVIAIKRWRAYLVGRPFTVKTDQQSLKYLLEQKIGTPAQLKWFAKLLGYVFVVEYKKGKGNLVVEMLSRKEILMTVFQVEFQKLMKEYYAWFHFLLQHN